The Candidatus Tumulicola sp. region TCGGTAACGTTCATCCCGACTGTATGACCGTTCGCAAGACGGGCGTCGCTCGCACCGCCTTGCGTTAAGGCTTCGCGAGGCTGGAGCGCGCGCTCGTTACGGCTTGGCTTTGCCGACGAGCGCGCGTGAAATGACGAGACGCTGAATCTGCTGGGTTCCTTCGTAGATCTGCGTGATCTTGGCGTCGCGCATCATACGCTCGACCGGATATTCGGTAGAGTATCCGAACCCGCCGAGAACTTGCACCGCATCGGTCGTCACCGACATCGCGACGTCTCCGCACTTGAGTTTGGCCATAGCGGCCCATAACGTGACGTCGGGGGCGCCCGCGTCGCACTTGCGCGCCGCTTCGTACAGCATCATTCGCGCGGCTTCCACTTCGGTTTTCATGTCGGCCAACATGAAGCCGACGCCTTGGTGTTGGCCGATCGGTTTACCGAAAGCGATGCGTTCTTTGGCATAGTTGGTGGCGTAATCCAGTGCGCCGGCGGCGATGCCGAGCGCTTGTGCGGCAATTCCGGGTCGTGACTTATCGAGAACACGCATTGCGATTTTAAAACCTTCGCCCTCCTCGCCGAGCCGGTTTTCGGCGGGAATCTCGCAGCCGTCGAACGACAGCTCGACGGTAGGTGACCCGCGAATCCCCATTTTCTTTTCTTTCTTTCCAACCGAGAAACCGGGCGCGTCTTTCTCGACGACGAACGCGCTAACGCCGCGCGAACCGGCCTGCGGATCGGTGACGGCAAACACGCACACGACGTCGGCCACGCTTCCGTTGGTGATCCAGATTTTTTGACCGTCTAAAACGTATGTATCGCCGCGGCGTTCGGCGCGCGTGCGCATCGACCCGAGCGCGTCGGAACCGCTGGACACCTCGGTCAGCGCATAGGCCGCGATATGTTCGCCGGATGCGATGCGTGGAAGGAAACGGCGCTTCTGTTTCTCATCGCCGGCGATCATGATCGGGAGCATGCCGAGCTCCTGCACGGCGACGATGAGCGAACTCGAGGCGCACGCTTTCGCGATCTCTTCGACGACTTTCACGTAGGTAAGAAACGTTCCGCCGAGGC contains the following coding sequences:
- a CDS encoding acyl-CoA dehydrogenase family protein, whose protein sequence is MTTTTVSTGASNDEERMIVEAVRELVNEKVAPRAAEIDETGEFPWDIKQLFAENDLLGIPIPSEYGGLGGTFLTYVKVVEEIAKACASSSLIVAVQELGMLPIMIAGDEKQKRRFLPRIASGEHIAAYALTEVSSGSDALGSMRTRAERRGDTYVLDGQKIWITNGSVADVVCVFAVTDPQAGSRGVSAFVVEKDAPGFSVGKKEKKMGIRGSPTVELSFDGCEIPAENRLGEEGEGFKIAMRVLDKSRPGIAAQALGIAAGALDYATNYAKERIAFGKPIGQHQGVGFMLADMKTEVEAARMMLYEAARKCDAGAPDVTLWAAMAKLKCGDVAMSVTTDAVQVLGGFGYSTEYPVERMMRDAKITQIYEGTQQIQRLVISRALVGKAKP